Below is a genomic region from Deltaproteobacteria bacterium.
TATCTCCCCGGCATGGGCCTGGCCGTGCTCGTTGCGGCGGGGGCAGGCTGGGTCGTAAGCAGAAGCAGGAGAACGTTCGCCCCCGCACTTGCCGCCCTGGCCGTAATATCGGCCCTCCTGTCCTTTCTCACCCTCAGGCAGGCCGCCGTCTGGAAGGACTCGATCTCGCTCTGGACCAATCAGATACGGCTTTACCCGGAACAGGCAAAAGGATACGTGGGCCGCGGCAAAGTGCATCTCAGCGTTGGCAGATTCGACCAGGCGCTCAACGATTTTGACAATGCCATAAATCTTGATCCGTTCTATGATAAGGAAGTTTACCTGCTCCGCGGTGGAACGCTCGCAAAAACCGGCAGGCCTGAGGAGGGGCTCGCTGATCTTACTATCTTCGTGACATCGAGTCCCCGAGACAAGAAAGCCTACATGGCCCGCGGCACGGCATACGCCCTTGCCGGCCGATACTATGACGCCCTGGATGATTTGAACACGGCCGTTGAGCTCGACCCCGCGGACCCTGATATTCACATCGGTATCGGGAAGGTCTACATGCACATGGGCGACGCGGAGAGCTCATACCGCAGCATGGAACGGGCCCTTAAGCTCGGAGCCAAGGAGGCTTCCCGGTATATCAGGGAGCTTGAGGAAAATGGCCAGGGCCGGATGGAATAACAGCTTGAGAGCAGACGACCGCGGGTGATGGATTTCAAGGACCTTCAAAGACATGGAC
It encodes:
- a CDS encoding tetratricopeptide repeat protein, with translation KASSYLLALVFFVLSLLSKPMTITMPLVLLILDYYPLDRIKKDGWKKILPEKFPFFIVSCASGLITVWSQTEAMVPQDLLSLDGRLHVAARAYLFYIYKTLLPVNLAPFYHQDFAVGISLLFAVYVLALSAITALTFYMRKRSKTFLSAWSYFIITLLPVIGIMKVGQQAAADRYTYLPGMGLAVLVAAGAGWVVSRSRRTFAPALAALAVISALLSFLTLRQAAVWKDSISLWTNQIRLYPEQAKGYVGRGKVHLSVGRFDQALNDFDNAINLDPFYDKEVYLLRGGTLAKTGRPEEGLADLTIFVTSSPRDKKAYMARGTAYALAGRYYDALDDLNTAVELDPADPDIHIGIGKVYMHMGDAESSYRSMERALKLGAKEASRYIRELEENGQGRME